A window of the Dermacentor variabilis isolate Ectoservices unplaced genomic scaffold, ASM5094787v1 scaffold_12, whole genome shotgun sequence genome harbors these coding sequences:
- the LOC142566269 gene encoding mitochondrial sodium/calcium exchanger protein-like, protein MAACERVHDFNITALQCAFVRDTADCHVDESWLEYTTFAYCGPLAPYLPIGAEVLGIALLFLVLGMTADDFLCPALVVVSRTLHLSESVAGVTLLAFGNGAPDIISSLAGIEQSRPALVIGELLGAGTFVTAVVAGTVFLLCRFELEPDSFLRDTVFYLAASFWTFYLFHAGGVTLGHAVGYLGLYCVYIVVVLAGHFWKQAQPEELRALPDSPVKVVVDVPAEPPVRSHLLMPPASPDWAQERRSSVSSVASNSSAGGARRRRNSTGNLHRHHEHAIAAFMQASHEASIERRISQCSQPPLEPVLVGEKTPLLGSTRTSVVVQDPGPWAEFLSQLVPWDPEEWAERSVAGKIYDVVTFPVRFVLVLTVPVVDYENAKNNWCRPLNALHCVTAPFFVVVVLGRADDYVADQLPSWVLALLIGGIAALLVWFSSSFESAPRYHFAFGYAGFILSVLWIYGVANELLDLLRTMGLVAGVSDAILGLTVLAWGNSLGDFVTNVAVARQGYPSMAMAACFGGPLMNLLLGVGLPYTVKLAPVGFGARLPLELTPLVATLYGGLVGSLLLSLYATLFCRYQSSRAHGVSLLALYALFLAAALTVETTYA, encoded by the coding sequence ATGGCCGCCTGCGAGAGGGTGCACGATTTCAACATCACGGCGCTGCAGTGCGCTTTCGTTCGGGACACTGCCGACTGCCATGTGGACGAGTCGTGGCTCGAGTACACCACCTTCGCCTACTGCGGTCCGCTCGCGCCCTACCTTCCGATCGGCGCCGAGGTGCTCGGCATCGCTCTGCTTTTCCTCGTGCTGGGCATGACTGCCGACGACTTCCTGTGCCCAGCGCTCGTGGTCGTGTCGCGCACGCTACACCTCTCGGAGAGCGTGGCCGGCGTCACGCTGCTCGCCTTCGGCAACGGCGCGCCCGACATCATCTCCTCGCTCGCCGGCATCGAGCAATCGCGGCCCGCGCTCGTCATCGGCGAGTTGCTCGGCGCCGGCACGTTCGTCACCGCCGTGGTGGCCGGCACCGTGTTCTTGCTGTGCCGCTTTGAGCTGGAACCGGACTCGTTTCTGCGCGACACAGTCTTTTACTTGGCCGCATCGTTTTGGACCTTCTACCTCTTCCACGCCGGCGGCGTGACGCTGGGTCATGCCGTCGGCTACCTTGGCCTGTACTGCGTCTACATTGTGGTCGTGCTAGCCGGCCATTTCTGGAAGCAGGCGCAGCCAGAGGAGCTTCGCGCACTTCCGGACAGCCCCGTCAAGGTGGTGGTGGACGTGCCCGCGGAGCCTCCGGTCCGTAGTCACCTTCTCATGCCGCCGGCGTCGCCCGACTGGGCACAGGAACGGAGGTCCTCAGTCAGTAGCGTggcgagcaacagcagcgccggCGGTGCACGGCGGCGGCGAAATTCCACGGGCAACCTCCACCGGCACCACGAGCACGCCATCGCGGCCTTCATGCAGGCCTCGCACGAGGCATCGATCGAGCGCCGCATTTCCCAATGCTCGCAACCGCCACTCGAGCCCGTCCTGGTGGGCGAGAAGACGCCGCTCCTGGGCTCCACACGGACCTCCGTGGTCGTCCAGGACCCGGGACCTTGGGCCGAGTTCCTGTCCCAGCTGGTGCCTTGGGACCCTGAGGAGTGGGCCGAACGCAGTGTCGCTGGAAAGATATATGACGTTGTCACGTTTCCCGTGCGGTTCGTTCTCGTGCTGACAGTGCCTGTTGTGGACTACGAGAACGCCAAGAACAACTGGTGTCGTCCGCTCAATGCATTACACTGCGTGACTGCGCCTTTCTTCGTGGTAGTCGTTCTCGGCCGCGCCGATGACTACGTCGCCGACCAACTTCCTTCCTGGGTGCTGGCCCTCCTCATTGGCGGTATCGCTGCTCTGCTTGTGTGGTTCAGCTCTAGCTTCGAGAGCGCGCCGCGCTACCATTTTGCCTTTGGCTACGCTGGTTTTATACTGTCTGTGCTGTGGATCTACGGTGTGGCCAACGAACTGCTGGACCTCTTGCGCACCATGGGCCTGGTGGCGGGCGTCAGCGACGCCATCTTGGGCCTTACTGTACTCGCGTGGGGCAACAGTCTCGGAGACTTTGTGACCAACGTGGCCGTGGCGCGTCAGGGATATCCAAGCATGGCGATGGCTGCGTGCTTCGGCGGGCCGCTTATGAACCTGCTCCTGGGCGTCGGTCTTCCGTATACGGTCAAACTGGCGCCAGTGGGCTTCGGCGCCCGGCTTCCGTTGGAGCTAACGCCACTCGTGGCAACCCTGTACGGAGGCCTTGTTGGTTCGCTGTTGCTGTCGCTGTACGCCACGCTGTTCTGCCGGTACCAGTCGAGTCGCGCTCATGGAGTTTCCTTGCTCGCCCTGTACGCGCTCTTCTTGGCAGCTGCATTGACCGTGGAGACCACGTACGCTTAG